One genomic region from Caldalkalibacillus uzonensis encodes:
- the cas6 gene encoding CRISPR-associated endoribonuclease Cas6 — MRLRVILRPEGEKLQLPVNYQHILQGVIYHHIGDTTLARFLHDHGYQEGAKTFKLFTFSRLFGKHHLDLKQRMIEFTGPVEWEISSIVPEFIQSVGQSLLASSSLMIGEGKVSVEELHYSMPSIKNFPCRIMMLSPLTIHQTVEGDNGKRRTHFFYPEDPVFPLLIEQNLKNKYKAYFQQNVHGEFSIKPIKVRKRDKVVTQFKQFYITGYMGEYEVEGHPDLLNFALCVGLGVRNSSGFGMFRVVDPE; from the coding sequence ATGAGGTTACGGGTTATATTGAGACCTGAGGGGGAAAAACTGCAGCTGCCGGTTAATTACCAGCATATTTTACAAGGGGTTATTTATCATCATATTGGTGATACAACGTTGGCCCGTTTTTTGCATGACCATGGCTACCAGGAAGGGGCCAAAACTTTTAAATTGTTTACGTTTAGCCGTCTGTTTGGTAAACATCATCTTGATTTAAAACAGAGGATGATTGAGTTTACGGGCCCAGTCGAATGGGAAATCAGTTCGATTGTACCAGAATTTATACAAAGTGTAGGACAGTCACTGCTGGCCTCTTCTTCGCTCATGATTGGGGAGGGGAAAGTCAGTGTAGAAGAACTTCACTATTCGATGCCATCTATTAAGAATTTTCCGTGTCGGATTATGATGCTGTCTCCATTAACCATTCATCAAACGGTAGAAGGTGACAACGGAAAAAGACGAACCCACTTTTTTTACCCTGAAGATCCAGTTTTTCCGCTTTTAATTGAACAAAATCTGAAGAATAAGTATAAAGCCTATTTTCAACAAAACGTTCATGGAGAATTCTCGATTAAACCTATCAAAGTGAGAAAAAGAGATAAGGTGGTCACACAGTTTAAACAGTTTTATATCACAGGTTACATGGGAGAATATGAAGTGGAAGGGCACCCTGATTTACTTAATTTTGCTCTTTGTGTAGGGCTTGGTGTCAGAAATTCATCCGGCTTTGGCATGTTTCGTGTCGTCGATCCTGAGTAG
- a CDS encoding DNA alkylation repair protein translates to MQAATFLQELETFFRLHQNEENARPMKQYMRNQFDFLGIKTPQRRELLRQFLKDHPLAEHQLETVVKGLWNLPEREFQYLAIGILERTKKTFNAEDIDLLEYLITHKSWWDTVDGIATNLVGDYVKEHPQRGRTYMNRWIDNPNLWLKRSAILHQLKYKAETDEALLYAYIVKCKDSQEFFIQKAIGWALREYAKTNPGSVRRFVEETDLPALSRREALKHIG, encoded by the coding sequence ATGCAAGCCGCAACGTTTCTTCAGGAGCTGGAAACCTTTTTCAGACTTCATCAAAACGAGGAGAATGCACGGCCGATGAAGCAATACATGAGGAACCAGTTTGATTTCTTAGGGATCAAAACACCACAGAGACGGGAATTGCTGCGCCAATTTTTAAAGGATCATCCGCTTGCGGAACATCAATTGGAAACTGTCGTAAAAGGTTTGTGGAACTTGCCTGAGAGGGAGTTTCAATATCTGGCCATCGGCATTTTGGAAAGAACAAAGAAAACATTCAATGCTGAGGATATTGATCTGTTGGAGTATCTGATCACACATAAATCATGGTGGGACACAGTGGACGGGATTGCCACAAACCTGGTTGGGGATTACGTTAAAGAGCATCCTCAACGCGGACGCACGTACATGAACCGCTGGATTGACAACCCCAATCTGTGGCTGAAACGGTCCGCAATTCTACACCAGTTGAAGTATAAAGCGGAAACGGATGAGGCGCTGCTTTATGCTTATATAGTAAAATGTAAGGATTCACAGGAGTTTTTTATCCAAAAAGCGATCGGCTGGGCATTGAGAGAGTATGCCAAAACCAATCCCGGCTCGGTCCGGCGTTTTGTAGAAGAAACGGACTTGCCTGCTCTGAGCCGCAGGGAGGCGTTGAAGCACATTGGCTAA
- a CDS encoding LiaF transmembrane domain-containing protein, which yields MSGKKLLGLLLLLIGASALLGMLGIHVGGLISLAIGALLIAYGAKQWKAGSRIWGGIVLGFGLLILVGSLPVVLSLLLGVALIYAGYKLITNEPDSPSHTSPSSGYKPVDETLDDPFDEEWENIMKSNP from the coding sequence ATGTCAGGAAAGAAACTTTTAGGCTTACTACTGTTGCTCATCGGTGCCTCTGCCTTGTTGGGCATGCTGGGTATCCATGTAGGCGGGTTAATCAGCCTCGCCATCGGGGCTCTCCTGATCGCTTACGGAGCCAAACAGTGGAAGGCAGGCTCCCGGATATGGGGAGGTATCGTGCTGGGTTTCGGTCTGCTTATCCTGGTTGGTTCGTTGCCTGTGGTGTTAAGCCTCTTACTCGGCGTCGCTTTGATCTACGCCGGATACAAACTGATTACAAACGAACCGGATTCACCATCACACACTTCACCGTCTTCCGGTTACAAACCTGTGGATGAAACACTGGATGACCCGTTTGATGAAGAATGGGAAAACATTATGAAATCCAACCCGTAA
- a CDS encoding PspA/IM30 family protein, with product MVFKRLRDITLATIHEGLDALENPVAMLNQYLRDMEAEIEKAEAAVVKQSMIEKKFIEYKNQAQHMVEKRMRQATLAVEAGEEELARRALREKKHYAEKVKQYEQMAQDARQKVLELKEQLKDLKEKYTQMRDRKYELISRAHAAKTKKQMHTALSKFDTDSALKGFKRMEERILEMETELEVRQTGRPASLEERLAALEPDEEIEQELAQLKKKNEQPKDTEAASPTQNTHKEA from the coding sequence ATGGTGTTTAAACGCTTGCGTGACATTACCCTGGCCACGATTCATGAGGGACTGGATGCACTGGAAAATCCAGTGGCCATGCTCAACCAATACTTAAGGGACATGGAAGCAGAAATTGAAAAGGCAGAAGCAGCTGTCGTCAAACAATCCATGATTGAAAAGAAATTTATCGAGTATAAAAACCAAGCCCAACACATGGTGGAGAAACGCATGCGCCAGGCTACCCTGGCTGTGGAAGCCGGTGAAGAAGAGCTGGCCCGCCGTGCACTGCGCGAGAAGAAACACTATGCCGAAAAAGTGAAGCAGTATGAACAGATGGCTCAAGATGCCAGACAAAAAGTGTTGGAACTGAAAGAACAATTAAAAGATCTCAAGGAAAAGTACACCCAGATGCGGGACCGCAAATATGAACTGATTTCCCGGGCCCATGCCGCCAAAACAAAAAAACAAATGCACACGGCCTTGTCCAAATTTGACACCGACAGCGCTCTAAAAGGGTTCAAACGTATGGAGGAACGCATTTTGGAAATGGAAACAGAATTGGAAGTACGTCAAACCGGACGGCCAGCTTCCCTGGAGGAACGCTTGGCAGCTCTGGAGCCCGACGAGGAGATTGAACAGGAACTGGCACAACTGAAAAAAAAGAACGAGCAGCCAAAAGACACTGAAGCTGCTTCACCAACCCAGAATACACACAAAGAAGCTTAA
- a CDS encoding DUF4097 family beta strand repeat-containing protein — MRRLLGISLIAIGILIAIVSVGKPLLPSWDFRTGWQAGESHILPIEDVKRIDINVQSAAVYISTAETDQIGLELKKREGSQSTIETIQQGERLIVKVNQSSFNFLGGIIALFSGQFKEELYVTLPHNYSESLYVKSSSGSLAISGLEKLQDLDVDISSGSVTIEDVSVESFRYDGSSGRLTVRDLQAELNDIKISSGKVNLERIAGEIRGKSSSGSVTIDMVSLDAPVKWQGSSGTITLHLPETSSFELTASTSSGSVYSDFPLMVHAQSRRDLKGTVGNGDVPIELRVSSGKINIERNHR; from the coding sequence ATGAGACGTTTGCTCGGCATCAGTTTAATCGCCATTGGTATACTGATTGCAATTGTATCTGTGGGTAAGCCGCTGTTGCCGTCCTGGGATTTTCGCACCGGCTGGCAAGCAGGAGAATCACACATCCTTCCTATTGAGGACGTCAAACGTATTGACATTAATGTACAGAGTGCTGCTGTGTATATTTCCACGGCAGAGACAGACCAGATCGGCTTGGAATTGAAAAAAAGGGAGGGCAGCCAGTCGACGATTGAAACCATCCAGCAAGGAGAGCGGTTGATTGTCAAAGTGAACCAGTCGTCCTTTAATTTTTTGGGAGGCATCATAGCCCTGTTTAGCGGGCAATTCAAAGAGGAACTGTACGTCACCTTACCCCATAACTACAGCGAATCCCTCTATGTTAAGTCCTCTTCCGGGTCCTTGGCCATCAGCGGTTTGGAAAAGTTGCAGGATCTGGACGTTGATATAAGCTCAGGAAGTGTCACGATTGAAGATGTCTCCGTTGAATCATTCCGTTATGACGGCTCTTCCGGGAGGCTGACCGTGAGAGATCTGCAAGCCGAGCTGAATGACATCAAGATCAGTTCCGGAAAAGTCAATCTGGAAAGGATTGCAGGGGAGATTCGGGGCAAGTCCTCTTCCGGGTCTGTCACCATTGACATGGTTTCCTTGGATGCCCCGGTCAAATGGCAGGGCAGTTCCGGAACCATCACGCTCCATCTGCCTGAGACGTCTTCATTTGAGCTGACAGCGTCAACAAGTTCTGGATCGGTTTATTCCGACTTCCCGCTCATGGTGCATGCCCAGTCCCGCCGTGATCTGAAGGGGACGGTAGGTAACGGTGATGTGCCAATCGAATTGCGGGTCTCATCAGGAAAGATTAACATTGAGCGTAATCACCGCTGA
- the liaF gene encoding cell wall-active antibiotics response protein LiaF, whose translation MRLTGRMILGIVILFIGLSALFSALNMIWLFSMVIVPVLFFVIGLYLWQRGRKMIGGIFAVIGIISFFHNVLRIDIAGLLVAALMIYFGYRLLQPNNPQPKEEEWMDWEWTEDDGNPLGTGQHAQQQEKKHKRKHKQKWRFEDDIDREVEKIVHKVKETVHHGQHWIEQHLHHHGGAAHSAKQDGSDHHQHTRYHQPYQVSSLIGDFMLHHHRFELRDMKVNNGIGDVKIDLSKAIIPPGETTLQINGLVGDIHVYVPYELEVSVQAGVFLGDLDILGYHQDGLTRRVTTQTPGYDSATKRVNIILSLGIGDIDVRYV comes from the coding sequence ATGCGATTAACAGGCCGTATGATCTTGGGAATAGTTATCCTCTTTATTGGGCTCAGTGCGCTGTTTTCAGCCTTAAATATGATCTGGCTGTTCAGCATGGTGATCGTTCCCGTCCTGTTCTTCGTGATCGGACTTTACTTATGGCAGCGCGGGCGCAAGATGATCGGCGGTATCTTTGCTGTAATTGGGATTATATCCTTCTTTCACAATGTCCTCAGGATTGATATTGCCGGTCTATTAGTGGCTGCTCTCATGATCTATTTCGGTTACCGCTTGCTGCAGCCAAATAATCCCCAGCCGAAGGAAGAGGAATGGATGGACTGGGAGTGGACCGAAGATGACGGGAACCCCCTCGGAACTGGACAACACGCCCAGCAGCAAGAAAAGAAACACAAACGGAAACATAAACAAAAATGGCGCTTTGAAGATGACATCGACCGCGAAGTGGAGAAAATTGTGCATAAAGTCAAAGAAACCGTTCACCACGGCCAGCACTGGATAGAGCAGCATCTTCATCATCACGGCGGAGCGGCCCATTCTGCTAAACAAGATGGGTCGGATCACCATCAACACACCCGTTATCACCAACCTTACCAAGTCTCCAGTTTGATTGGTGATTTCATGTTGCACCATCACCGCTTTGAGCTGCGCGACATGAAAGTGAACAACGGGATCGGCGATGTCAAAATTGACCTGTCCAAAGCCATCATCCCGCCCGGGGAGACCACGTTGCAGATCAATGGTTTGGTAGGAGACATCCATGTCTATGTCCCCTACGAACTGGAGGTGTCTGTTCAGGCCGGTGTTTTTCTGGGGGATCTGGACATACTGGGCTATCACCAGGACGGATTGACCCGCCGTGTGACAACCCAGACCCCAGGTTATGACAGTGCAACCAAACGGGTTAACATCATCCTGTCTCTCGGTATAGGAGACATTGATGTGAGGTATGTGTAA
- a CDS encoding HAMP domain-containing sensor histidine kinase encodes MNRMLSNIQWQWVRYSVGLGLVIGLLSLLLISIISKQDMVTIALHPIAGLPFILYFLMSVMLIGSVFGFVAGKQMKKRLDKLEEAAMAFERGNYNFRVPDLGSDEIGTVGKRLNVMGKRVKEQIVSLQRLSTERAEWSERLKQAAITEERQRLARELHDAVSQQLFAISMMTSAVQQTLAADPAKAEQQVAMIEEMAGNAQSEMRALLLHLRPAHLEGKGLKAGIEDLLNELKQKHDLAISWEIEDLPDLAKGIEDHLFRIIQEAISNVLRHAKASSLQVWLAVVQDQIRLKVQDDGIGFNPDKEKHSSYGLRTMNERVNEIGGVLEVISLPNKGTQINVKVPLVQMEKKEE; translated from the coding sequence ATGAACCGTATGTTGTCTAATATACAGTGGCAATGGGTCCGGTATTCGGTCGGCTTGGGTCTCGTTATCGGCCTGCTTTCACTCTTGCTTATCTCCATTATCAGCAAACAGGATATGGTGACTATTGCCCTGCATCCCATTGCTGGGCTTCCCTTTATTTTATACTTCCTGATGTCTGTGATGCTGATAGGGTCCGTATTCGGCTTTGTGGCGGGCAAACAGATGAAAAAAAGGCTGGATAAGCTGGAAGAAGCGGCCATGGCCTTTGAACGGGGCAACTATAATTTCCGGGTGCCAGATCTGGGCAGCGATGAAATCGGCACTGTCGGCAAAAGGCTGAATGTGATGGGCAAGCGGGTCAAAGAACAAATTGTGTCCTTGCAGCGTTTATCCACGGAACGGGCCGAATGGAGCGAAAGACTGAAGCAAGCGGCCATTACAGAAGAACGCCAGCGTCTGGCCAGGGAATTGCATGATGCTGTCAGCCAGCAGCTGTTTGCCATTTCCATGATGACCTCTGCGGTACAGCAAACACTGGCCGCTGATCCTGCCAAAGCTGAGCAGCAAGTGGCCATGATCGAAGAGATGGCCGGTAACGCCCAGTCCGAAATGCGGGCGCTCTTGCTTCACCTGCGGCCGGCCCATTTGGAGGGAAAAGGGTTAAAAGCAGGAATTGAAGACCTGCTTAATGAACTAAAACAGAAGCATGATCTGGCCATTTCGTGGGAAATAGAAGACTTGCCCGACTTGGCCAAAGGGATTGAGGACCATCTGTTCCGCATCATCCAGGAAGCTATTTCCAATGTCCTGCGCCACGCCAAGGCCTCATCACTGCAGGTTTGGCTGGCAGTCGTACAAGACCAAATCCGCCTTAAAGTGCAGGACGACGGCATCGGCTTTAATCCCGATAAAGAAAAGCATTCCTCATATGGGTTGCGTACCATGAACGAACGGGTCAACGAAATCGGAGGTGTGCTGGAAGTCATTTCGCTGCCCAACAAAGGGACGCAAATAAACGTGAAAGTCCCGCTTGTCCAAATGGAAAAAAAGGAGGAGTAA
- a CDS encoding response regulator — MIRVLLVDDHEMVRMGLAAFLATAPDIEVVGEADNGEEGVRMALELKPDVILMDLVMDGMDGIEATRRIMKHNPQARIIVLTSFVDDEKVYPVIEAGAMSYLLKTTRAPQIAEAIRAAYKGEPVLEAQVTGKMMQRMRSGEQKLPHEELTERELEVLRLIAEGKTNQQIADELVIGIKTVKTHVSNILTKLNVEDRTQAAIYAHRHSLVK; from the coding sequence GTGATTCGTGTGCTGTTGGTCGACGATCATGAAATGGTGCGCATGGGGCTTGCTGCATTTTTGGCCACTGCCCCGGATATTGAAGTCGTAGGTGAGGCAGACAACGGAGAAGAAGGCGTCAGGATGGCTTTGGAGCTTAAACCGGATGTCATTCTCATGGATCTGGTTATGGATGGCATGGACGGCATAGAAGCCACCCGCCGGATTATGAAACACAATCCCCAAGCACGCATCATCGTGCTGACCAGCTTTGTCGATGACGAAAAAGTATATCCGGTCATTGAAGCCGGGGCCATGAGTTACTTGTTAAAAACCACCCGTGCTCCCCAGATTGCCGAAGCCATCCGTGCTGCTTATAAAGGAGAACCCGTGCTGGAAGCCCAAGTGACCGGCAAAATGATGCAGCGCATGCGCTCAGGAGAACAAAAGCTGCCACATGAAGAACTGACCGAACGGGAACTGGAGGTATTGCGCCTTATCGCTGAAGGAAAAACAAACCAGCAAATTGCCGATGAACTTGTGATCGGGATTAAGACGGTTAAAACCCATGTCAGCAATATCCTGACCAAACTCAACGTGGAAGACCGCACCCAAGCAGCCATATATGCCCATCGCCATTCGCTGGTGAAGTAA
- a CDS encoding TetR/AcrR family transcriptional regulator yields the protein MTVSKETIVDQAIAILNEKGIESLTMRELANRLQIKPASLYWHIKNKHELFELIAEHICKQIPLNVDSNNEREQIIQMMSAYRKNLLQIRDSVEIFNETPPSTPARINIILTILNKLENMGVKKENLIQTGHLLNNYVLAFVADEIRMQDVAKMGTESFFGYPYDFDFDQQFMYGLEVILNGIESMKDE from the coding sequence GTGACTGTTTCTAAAGAAACAATTGTTGATCAGGCCATAGCTATCTTAAACGAGAAGGGCATAGAGTCGCTGACCATGCGTGAACTGGCCAACAGGCTCCAAATCAAGCCAGCTTCCTTATATTGGCACATCAAGAATAAACACGAGCTTTTTGAATTGATCGCCGAACACATCTGTAAACAAATCCCTTTAAATGTTGATTCTAACAATGAAAGGGAGCAGATTATACAAATGATGTCAGCTTACCGGAAGAACCTTTTACAGATCAGGGACTCAGTGGAGATTTTTAACGAAACACCACCCTCAACCCCCGCCAGGATTAACATTATTCTAACCATCTTAAACAAGTTAGAAAATATGGGAGTGAAAAAAGAAAACCTGATCCAAACAGGTCATTTGCTGAATAATTATGTCCTTGCTTTTGTTGCTGATGAAATTAGGATGCAGGATGTGGCTAAGATGGGCACAGAGTCATTTTTTGGATACCCCTATGATTTTGATTTTGATCAGCAATTTATGTACGGCCTGGAAGTGATCCTGAATGGGATAGAAAGCATGAAAGATGAATGA
- a CDS encoding ABC transporter ATP-binding protein, which produces MIQLHDVSKTYAGQPALSAVNLTIERGEFVAILGPSGCGKTTLLKLLAGFIKPTVGTITIDGVVVASPSHALPPEKRNIGMVFQSFALWPHMTVAEHIRFPLLHHRYVTSKLKENIEQRVREVLKLTGMDRFADRYPAELSGGQKQRVSLGRAIAPLPGLLLMDEPLSALDAELRMELRREIQAIHQQTQAAIVYVTHDQSEALAMADRVIVMNDGHIEQAAPPETIYTQPQSPFVATFVGKCNLVEGRWEGECFRPAHAPAERWPDTGVVAEFKRQNLYPVRPEQFKLFPAGETSVAATVTFAQYQGQEIHYTVQVGEQTWTIYQPASSRRFMPGERVGLVPVFAEPQPHQQTLASYII; this is translated from the coding sequence ATGATTCAGCTTCATGATGTCAGCAAAACGTATGCAGGGCAACCCGCACTTTCAGCTGTTAACTTGACCATTGAGCGGGGTGAGTTCGTGGCCATTCTGGGTCCCTCCGGATGTGGGAAGACGACCTTGCTCAAGCTGCTGGCTGGCTTTATTAAACCGACTGTTGGCACGATTACGATCGATGGGGTGGTGGTCGCCTCCCCGTCACATGCTTTGCCTCCAGAGAAACGCAACATCGGTATGGTTTTTCAGTCTTTTGCCTTATGGCCGCATATGACCGTTGCCGAACATATCCGCTTTCCTCTGTTACACCACCGGTATGTGACATCCAAATTAAAAGAAAATATTGAGCAGCGGGTGAGAGAGGTGTTGAAGCTGACAGGGATGGACAGGTTTGCTGACCGGTATCCAGCTGAGCTGTCAGGAGGACAAAAGCAGAGAGTATCATTGGGCCGGGCCATAGCGCCACTGCCAGGCTTGTTGCTGATGGATGAGCCTTTAAGTGCACTGGATGCCGAGCTGAGGATGGAGTTAAGAAGGGAAATTCAGGCTATTCACCAACAGACGCAAGCAGCTATTGTCTATGTGACCCATGATCAGAGCGAAGCGTTGGCTATGGCTGACCGGGTCATTGTGATGAATGACGGTCATATTGAACAAGCTGCACCGCCTGAGACAATTTACACCCAGCCACAAAGCCCTTTTGTGGCCACCTTTGTGGGCAAATGCAATCTGGTTGAAGGAAGATGGGAAGGTGAGTGCTTTAGGCCGGCTCATGCCCCAGCAGAACGGTGGCCGGATACCGGCGTGGTGGCTGAATTTAAACGGCAAAACCTTTATCCCGTCCGTCCCGAGCAGTTTAAGCTCTTCCCAGCTGGAGAGACGTCAGTTGCAGCCACCGTCACCTTTGCCCAATATCAAGGACAGGAAATTCATTATACGGTTCAAGTTGGGGAACAAACGTGGACAATCTATCAACCGGCCAGCAGCCGCCGTTTTATGCCAGGCGAGCGGGTAGGGCTTGTGCCTGTTTTTGCAGAGCCGCAACCGCACCAGCAAACTTTAGCATCATATATCATTTAA
- a CDS encoding extracellular solute-binding protein → MRKYMWVMILLCAALLFAGCSQSEESSASQEQDHEAPDTQVEERAGVSGILHFYTSQPDEDAQALVEAFTAHYPEVQVDIFRSGTEEVIAKIQAEHMAGGIQADVLLVADAVTFESLKEEGLLLAYHSSQAADIPAEFVDPDGYYYGTKVITTAMAVNSNLVTEMPSSWHVLSSEEARGKGIMPSPFYSGAAAYNVGVMSRNDAFGWDFFEALKANDMTVTQGNGGVLQAVASGEKAYGVVVDFLVARAKQEGSPVELIYPEEGVPAITEPIGIVHNTENITAAQAFVDFVLSEQGQQLAVRLGYTPIRSGLSTPEGLKSVDELNILTADISELYQYREQDKQQFGNIFGQQYLAHQAEEGERTMYSKRWWPLAGLLLIGIFFVIPVLRLIGLSFTADEGLTLAHYSQILQEAATWTAVKNTLFIVLGATGVSVCLGVTIAWAVAYLNLRHKKWMQLFIFLPFIIPSYITTLAWVQFFGTNGPVQAAVSWLPWELNVPSLYSMGGIIFVMGLSHYPLVYLLTVDVLRRIPRELEQAARTSGAGQKLVMTKIIFSMALPGIVSGGMLAFLTNLDNFGIPAFLGIPANIRVLSTYIYEQVAAFGPAAFSRTAVLSVLLGIIALIGTLLQWLLLKRNRITETVKPDPESRIFLASSCRRLIELFMWGFLLTTSLVPLLTMAATALIKAYGLDFSLANLSFKNYHYVLFKDPKTLAALKNSVKLALSTAAICVLAGTVLAYLRHKYHSLWTKAAEMMVTLPYVLPGTVLALCMILAWMEPVPGWNPGLYGTIWLLLIAYVTRFLILQLRASYAALTQVDVSIEEAARTAGASALTRWKNIMLPLLLPGVLAGVVLVFLTALTELTVSSLLWSSGAETIGVIIFSYEQAGYTPYSTAFSSLIVAVILSGGVAFMAADKLWRRKVLKQNDSAS, encoded by the coding sequence ATGCGTAAATATATGTGGGTCATGATCTTGTTGTGCGCTGCACTTCTTTTCGCCGGCTGCAGTCAAAGCGAAGAATCTTCTGCCAGTCAGGAACAAGACCATGAGGCCCCTGATACACAGGTAGAAGAACGGGCAGGAGTATCCGGCATCCTTCATTTTTATACGTCACAACCTGACGAGGATGCTCAAGCTTTAGTTGAGGCATTTACTGCCCATTATCCCGAGGTTCAGGTGGACATCTTCCGTTCAGGCACAGAAGAAGTGATAGCCAAAATTCAGGCTGAACACATGGCCGGAGGTATTCAAGCTGATGTTTTGCTGGTTGCCGACGCAGTTACCTTTGAAAGCTTAAAAGAAGAAGGGTTGCTGCTTGCTTACCATTCTTCCCAAGCGGCTGACATACCGGCTGAATTTGTCGATCCCGACGGTTATTACTATGGGACCAAAGTGATCACCACTGCTATGGCCGTCAATTCCAATCTGGTCACAGAGATGCCGTCTAGCTGGCATGTCCTCAGCTCAGAAGAGGCCAGAGGCAAAGGCATTATGCCCAGCCCGTTTTACTCAGGTGCGGCCGCTTACAACGTGGGCGTGATGAGCAGAAACGACGCCTTTGGGTGGGATTTTTTTGAAGCATTAAAAGCGAATGACATGACCGTCACCCAAGGAAACGGCGGAGTGTTGCAGGCAGTGGCTTCCGGTGAAAAAGCATACGGCGTTGTGGTTGACTTTTTAGTCGCCCGGGCCAAACAGGAAGGCTCGCCTGTTGAGCTTATTTATCCAGAAGAAGGCGTGCCGGCTATCACGGAACCCATTGGCATTGTGCATAACACTGAAAATATAACAGCGGCCCAAGCCTTTGTTGACTTTGTCCTGTCCGAACAGGGGCAGCAGTTAGCGGTGAGACTGGGATATACCCCCATTCGCTCTGGCTTATCTACACCTGAAGGATTAAAGTCGGTTGATGAATTAAACATTTTGACGGCAGATATTTCTGAACTTTATCAATACCGGGAACAAGACAAGCAACAGTTTGGTAACATTTTTGGGCAGCAATATTTGGCTCACCAAGCCGAAGAAGGAGAGAGGACAATGTATTCCAAGCGCTGGTGGCCCCTGGCAGGTTTGCTGCTGATTGGCATCTTTTTTGTCATCCCTGTCTTACGCCTTATTGGCCTGAGCTTTACAGCAGATGAGGGTTTGACTCTGGCTCATTACAGTCAGATTTTGCAGGAGGCGGCGACATGGACTGCCGTGAAAAATACATTGTTCATTGTCTTGGGTGCTACCGGGGTTTCCGTATGTTTAGGGGTGACCATCGCCTGGGCAGTGGCTTATCTCAATCTGAGACACAAAAAATGGATGCAGCTGTTTATCTTTTTGCCGTTTATTATTCCGTCATATATTACAACCTTGGCTTGGGTTCAATTTTTCGGCACAAATGGACCGGTACAAGCTGCCGTTAGCTGGCTGCCCTGGGAGTTGAACGTCCCTAGCCTGTATAGCATGGGCGGGATTATCTTTGTCATGGGCTTGTCCCATTATCCCCTGGTCTACCTGCTCACAGTCGATGTGTTGCGCAGGATTCCCCGGGAATTGGAACAAGCGGCTCGCACCAGCGGCGCTGGCCAGAAACTAGTGATGACCAAAATCATCTTTTCCATGGCTTTGCCAGGGATTGTCAGCGGGGGAATGCTGGCCTTTTTAACCAATTTGGATAATTTCGGCATACCGGCCTTTTTAGGCATACCAGCCAATATCCGTGTGCTCAGCACTTACATTTATGAACAGGTCGCTGCTTTTGGGCCTGCTGCTTTTTCCAGGACTGCTGTCCTCTCTGTTCTGTTGGGGATTATCGCCTTGATCGGCACGTTATTGCAGTGGCTGCTTCTAAAGCGCAATCGTATCACGGAAACGGTCAAACCGGATCCTGAATCCCGTATCTTCTTAGCGTCAAGCTGCAGAAGGTTAATCGAACTCTTCATGTGGGGATTTTTGCTGACCACCAGTCTTGTTCCCCTGCTGACCATGGCAGCCACAGCATTGATTAAGGCCTACGGACTCGACTTTAGCCTGGCTAATTTGTCGTTTAAAAACTATCACTATGTGTTATTTAAAGACCCCAAAACATTAGCCGCTCTGAAAAACAGTGTGAAACTGGCCCTGTCTACAGCGGCGATCTGTGTGCTGGCCGGCACGGTGCTCGCCTATCTGCGCCATAAATACCATTCGTTGTGGACCAAAGCGGCTGAAATGATGGTCACCTTGCCCTATGTTTTGCCCGGCACGGTGCTCGCTTTGTGTATGATTTTGGCCTGGATGGAGCCTGTGCCAGGATGGAATCCGGGATTGTATGGTACAATCTGGCTGTTGTTGATCGCTTATGTCACACGCTTTCTTATCCTGCAACTGCGGGCCAGTTATGCGGCATTGACCCAAGTCGATGTTTCCATAGAGGAAGCAGCCAGAACAGCTGGCGCTTCAGCACTGACGAGGTGGAAGAACATCATGCTTCCCCTGCTTCTGCCGGGGGTATTGGCCGGTGTCGTGCTTGTCTTTTTAACGGCCTTGACGGAGTTGACGGTCTCCAGCTTGCTGTGGTCAAGCGGGGCAGAAACGATTGGTGTGATCATTTTCAGTTATGAACAAGCTGGCTATACTCCCTATTCAACGGCATTTTCCAGTCTGATTGTCGCTGTGATCCTCAGTGGAGGAGTCGCCTTTATGGCTGCTGACAAGCTGTGGAGAAGGAAGGTGTTGAAACAAAATGATTCAGCTTCATGA